TGTATCTAGAATGGCTGGAAAAGTGGAAACAAGACTTGATATAATTTGATCGTTATCGGCAAATCCAAAATCTTTGTAGATAGATTCAATTAGTAGTTCCCAACCCTGGGGTGAATGAAATCCGATACATAAATCGGTTACTAAAAGAATAGAAAAAGCTTTTATTGTGTCGCTTAAGTTATATAGGAATTCCTGGACCCAAGAATTAAGAAGAATAAGTTCTTTATTTCCCAGAATGGAATAACCGCCTATAATAAGGAAACAGATTAAATTTGTCGAGAAGTGCAAAATCATATGGATACAATCCTCATTGTGCATCTTGATCAATTGAATCATTTCATTGTGGATTCCTATACCGAGTTTTTGTAACTGTGTTTCTGGATATTCCTTTATCATTTCGTCCAACAAGCGGAGCTCCTCTAATTCGATGAATTTTTCGAGAAGCTTTTTTTCTTGAATATCATTCAAAAAAGTTTCAGATTGCTTAGTATTCCACCAAGTAGTAACCCAAGATTCCAGACTTTTTTGAAATGATAGATAGATCCACCAGGGTAAAAATACTATAGATATAAGATATAGAAAAGGAATAAATACTttctttttttcaattttttttcatctATAAATTGTTAATGAATACGCGGCAGA
This Spinacia oleracea cultivar Varoflay chromosome 6, BTI_SOV_V1, whole genome shotgun sequence DNA region includes the following protein-coding sequences:
- the LOC130463111 gene encoding chloroplast envelope membrane protein-like, with the translated sequence MVEGRREIGHGGGQSGDGPMELEEGALVGGDNGQSFFGGRIIFLGKHGGVRNLELGFNGGGEIEKKKVFIPFLYLISIVFLPWWIYLSFQKSLESWVTTWWNTKQSETFLNDIQEKKLLEKFIELEELRLLDEMIKEYPETQLQKLGIGIHNEMIQLIKMHNEDCIHMILHFSTNLICFLIIGGYSILGNKELILLNSWVQEFLYNLSDTIKAFSILLVTDLCIGFHSPQGWELLIESIYKDFGFADNDQIISSLVSTFPAILDTILKYWIFRSLNRVSPSLVVIYHSMND